The window GCGAAATGCCGAGGCGCTTGGCGGCGCGCGACATGTTGCAGTCACGGGCGGTGGCGAGGAAGACTTCCAGCGAGTGCATGTCGATCAGGTGCGATTTGCGCATGGCAGGCGAAGGAGATCGTAGGCAGTGGTAGAAGATATGTAAATGACGATTGCCACTACATTAGCAAACCTAATACTGAAGATTACCCAGGCCGCGAACCGCGCGAGCCGGCGCCGCGACCACCGGTCGTCGCGGGGGACGGATCCGGCGGCGCCGGATGAAATGCGCGGGTCTCAGCGGCGTGACCGCCGCGGCCGATCGTTGGTGTGCGCCGCGCGATCCGACCGTCGGGGCGACGTGCGAGATGCGGGAAACCGACGGGGCGGGGCGCCGACGAGAAACGCTCGCCGCGCGATCGAGGTCCCGGACTTCAGGCGTTCAATCCGCGAACGTCACCAGTTCGGGATCGTCCGCGCGTTCGACCAGCATGCGTCGGACCCACTCCTGCCATGCGAGGGCGAACGCGCGCCGCGCGCCGGCATCCGCGGATTCGGCCAGCGCCGACTGCATCAGCGCGCGCAAGCCGGCGGGGCGCTCGACGACCTCGGGGTGGCAGGCGACCTCGACGAAGGCGCCGGTGTCGATGCGCGTGAAGCGCAGGTCGCCGGTGATCTTCGCGCCGTAGGAAATCAGGTTGCGCCGCGAGTGTCGGCCGGCGAGTCCCTTGAAGCCGCCGTCGCCCGCGGCGCCGGTGACGAGACCGACCACTGCGCCGATCACGCCGGCGACGCCCTCGTCGTGCATCTGTCGCACCTCGACGCGCACCTCGCCGCGACGCGGCAGCGCGTCGCCGTAGAGCCGCGCGAGCGCCTTCGCCGTCATCAGCCAGGCCCCGGCGACGGTCGGGCACGAATGCCCGGCGAGCTTCACGGCGTCGACGTAGGCGTACTCGATCACGCCGCCTTCCGCGGCGCCGAGCGTTTCGGCGAGCGGATCGTGCGTGACGATCGGCGGGACCGCCTGGAAGAATGCCGGGACCTGCATGGGCCTGCTCCGGGTCGAAGCGGCGGGGTCGTGGCATCCCCGCGGAACCGCCATGGTGACCCGGACCGCGCGTCGGGACCACGACCTCCATCAAGGTCGGGAGGAACCGCCGGGCCGGCGGCCCGACCGGAGTCAGGGCGCGCGGCCATCAGGCTCCGCGCGCCCTTGACCGGTCTACGCAATTACATCAATGCATCGGCCCAGATGTTCTGCGCCCACGCGAAGGCGAAGCGGCCCTCGAGTTCGCTCATCGCGGGCGACAGTCCCCCCGAGCCGGGCACCGGCAGGATCGACTTCTTCGCGGCGTCGTACTGGTGCACCGACGCGACGTGCACCACCTCCTTGTCGGTGATGAAGCTGTAGCAGGTGTTGGTCAGCACGGGCGCCGGGTTGACCGGTTTCCCCGCGAGCAGGCTGAGGATCGCGGAGGCGGCCACCTTGGCGTGGTTGTTCGCCATGTGTCCGGACTTCGGCATCCCGGACGCGCTCTGGGTCGAGTCGCCCAGCACGTGAATGCCCTTGCCGCGGATCGACTCGAACGTCAGGAAGTCCACCTCGCACCAGCGGTCGTTCGCGGTCACGACGCCCGCGGTGCGCGCGATCGCGCCGGCGCGTTGCGGCGGTACGACGTTGATCACGTTCGCGCGCACGTCGTTCCCGAACTCGAACTTGAGCGTGCGGGTGGCGAGGTCGACGTCGGCGAGCGCGTGGTTCGGCCGATACTCGACGATGCCCTTGTACTCCTCGTTCCAGGCCTTCGTGAAGAGTCCCTTCTTCGACGTGACGTCGGGGTTGGCGTCGAGGATGAGGACCTTCGAGCGCGGCTTCTGGCGCTTGAAGTACCACGCGACCTGGCAGGCGCGCTCGTAGGGTCCGGGCGGGCAGCGGTAGGGCGCGAGCGGGATCGAGAGCGCGTAGACGCCGCCGTCCGGCATCGCCTCGAGCTGACGGCGCAGCAGCACGGTCTGCGGGCCCGCCTGCCACGCGTGCGGCGCGATCTCGACCGCGCGCGAGGGGTCGGCGCGGTACGACGGGATCGCGCCGAACATGAACTCGATGCCCGGCGACAGGACGAGGCGGTCGTACGTGAACGACTTTCCGCCCGCGGTCGTCACGACGCGACGATCGGCGTCGATGCCGGTCGCGGTGTCGCGCACGAAGTTCACGCCCCAGCGGGACGCCAGCGCGTCGTAGGGGGTCGTCACGTCGGCGATGGTCTTGCTGCCGCCGATCACGAGGTTCGACATCGGACAGGAGACGAAGGCTTCGCGCGGCTCGATCAGCGTCACCTCGACGCTGCCGCCGCTCCACATGCGCAGGTACTTCGCCGCGGTCGCGCCGCCGTAGCCGCCGCCCACGACCACGACCTTGCCGCGGGCGCCGCCGCCCGGCGTGGTCGCGCAGCCCGGGAGGACACTCACGCCCGCCGCCGCCGCGGCCGCCTGCAGGAACTCGCGTCTGTGCATCGTCATGGCTGTCTCCTCACTTCGCCGGTTGCGCGGCGAACCAGCCCGCCATCGCGTCGATCTGCGCGTCGGTGAATCCCTTCGCGAGTTGCGGCATCACGGTGCCGGGGCGTGTGCCGGCCTTGAATCCGCGCATCTTGCTCGCCGTGTCGTCCTTCGACCTGCCCGCGAGCGAGTCGGTGCCGCCGCGGCTCACGCCGTTCGTGCCGTGGCAGTTTGCGCACGTCGCGGCAACGTCGCGCGCCTGCGTCGCGTCGGGTGTCTGCGCGAGGGCGGTCGTCGCCGCGAGGGCGAAGACCGGAATCGCCAAGATCGCCTGCATAATCGTTTCCTCCGAAGTGAGCCCGGACGCATGTCGCCGGCCGTCGTGCGGCACGCAGGGCATCGATAGGATAGCCTTTTAAGTTTCATGGGTATACACGCCGGACGGAAGACGTGGATCTCCGGAAGGGAGTCGCTGGTCGCGGCTCGTCCGGTGGCGACGGGAACGGTGCACGATCGCCGCAGGGCGGCGGGCGGATGGCCATGAGCCGGGCCGCCGGCCAGGTGCGCCGCGAAGCGGCGCTCACGTTCCTCGGGGCCGCCGGCGAAGTCACCGGCAGCGCGTTCCTGGTCGAAACTCCGCAGGCGCGCTTCCTCGTCGACTGCGGCATGTTCCAGGGGCGCGACAGCGGCGAGAAGAACGCGGCCGCGCTCGTCGTCGATGTCTCTGCGATCGACTTCGTCGTCCTGACGCACGCGCACATCGACCACTCGGGGCTCCTGCCGCTGCTCGTCCGTCGCGGATTCCGCGGACCGATCCACGCGACGCCGGCTACCTGCGATCTCCTGGGGGTGATGCTGCCCGATGCCGCGCACATCCAGGAGTCGACCGCCGCGTGGCGCCGCGAGCATCCGCTCCGGGAGCCGGGGCCGAGGGCCGCGCGCCCCCCGCGACGGGCGCAGGATGCGGCCGACGACGAAGCCGAACCGCTGTATACGCAGGCCGACGCCCGGGACGCGCTCCGGCGTCTCGAGCAAGTGCCGTACAGGACGCGGCGCACGCTCGCGCCCGGCGTGGCGCTCGACTTCCGCGACGCCGGCCACATCCTGGGCTCCGCGATCGCGGTGCTCGATGTCGAACTCGGGACGCAGTCGCGCCGTCTGGTGTTCTCGGGCGACCTCGGCCAGAGCGACCGGCCGGTGCTGCCCGATCCCGAGCGGATCGAACGCGCCGACCTGGTCGTGGTCGAATCGACCTACGGCAATCGGCTGCACCGCTCGCTCGCATCGACCTTCGACGAGATCGCCGCGCTCCTCCATGCGACGCTGCCGCGCGGCAACGTCGTCGTGCCCGCGTTCGCGGTCGGGCGCACGCAGGAGATCCTCCACGTGTTCGCCCAACTCGCGCGCGCCGGGCGAGTCCCCCCGCTCACCGTCTTCGTCGACTCGCCGCTCGCGGCCGCCGCCACCGAGATCACCGCGCGGCACGTGGCGCTGCTCGACCGCGAGACGCGCGAACTCGCGGCGTGGCAGGCCGCGCACCCGGAGGCGATGCGCGTGGCGTTCACGGAGTCGGTCGAGGACTCGATGCGCATCAACACGATCCGTGCGGGCGCGGTGATCGTCTCGGCGAGCGGCATGGCGGACGCAGGGCGCATCCGACACCACCTGCGCCACGCCCTGCCGCGCGAGGAGTGCGCGGTCATGTTCACCGGCTTCCAGGCGCAGGGGACGCTCGGGCGTGCGCTCGTCGACGGCGCGAAGGAGGTGACGCTGTTCCGCGAACGCGTGCCGGTGCGTGCGTCGGTGCACACGATCGGCGGGCTGTCGGCGCACGCGGACCAGGCGGGGCTCCTCGCGTGGCTCGGGGGATTCCGGTCGCCGCCCGAGAGAACTTTCGTCGTGCACGGCGAGCACGAGGTCTCGCTCGCGTTCGCCGCGGCGATCGGTGAGCGACTCGGATGGACCGGTGTGGAGGTTCCGGTGCGCGGAGCACGGTTTCCGCTCGTCGGCCGGTGACGGTTCGGGCGAAAATGATTGCTGGATCGTGGAAATGGCGCGCATGGCGGCTGCCGATTTCGCAGTTGTGATAAATGCCTGAAAAACAATGGGGTAGCCGCACCCCAGGCCTCGAGTCACCCGATGAAACGCGCCGCAGCACGCGCGTTGCAGCACGCCGGTGCCTCTACGCAGGCCGAAGTTTTCCGCCTGATGGAAACGAGTTCTATACCATTGAAATACTGACGTTTTTTTGATACTGCGCCGCGCAAAATAATGCTTGCGCCGCAGGTCCGTCCTGCGTTAGCGTGAGAGCCAGTCACGAGCGGTTCCGCCGGCACATCGGCGAAACCGGCTAGCAGGGCCTGGTTCCAAGTCACCCCTCCCAAGCCCGCCGACGCCGAAGGGCGATCCCCGACGGCGCGTGGCGTGACCCGAGCGACGCCTGGGGCGTCGCCCGGAGTCACATCGGGGGGCGCGTCGGCCGTCAGTGGCCGTCGCGCACCACCGAATCGACGTCCGCCCGCGGGGCGGGCGAGGCCCGACGACACGATGGGAGATCGACGATGAACTACGACCTGGAAGCGGCAAGACTCAAGAAGGACTGGGCGGAGAACTCGCGCTGGAAGGGCATCCGGCGCGGCTACACGGCGGAGGACGTCGTGCGCCTGCGCGGTTCGCTGCACATCGAGCACACGCTCGCGCGGCGCGGCGCCGAGAAGCTGTGGAAGCTCATGCACGACGAACCCTACGTCAGCACGCTGGGCGCGCTCACCGGCAACCAGGCGATGCAGCAGGTGAAGGCGGGCCTCAAGGCGATCTACCTGTCGGGCTGGCAGGTCGCGGCCGACGCGAACGTCTCCGGCGAGATGTACCCGGACCAGTCGCTCTACCCGGTCAACTCGGTGCCCGGCGTGGTCAAGCGCATCAACAACGCGTTCATGCGCGCCGACCAGATCCAGCACGCGGAAGGCAAGGGGGACGTCGACTACTTCGCACCGATCGTCGCCGACGCCGAGGCCGGATTCGGCGGCGTGCTGAACGCCTTCGAGCTGATGAAGTCGATGATCGAGGCCGGCGCCGCGGGCGTCCACTTCGAAGACCAGTTGGCCTCGGTCAAGAAGTGCGGCCACATGGGCGGCAAGGTGCTGGTGCCGACGCGCGAGGCGGTCGAGAAACTGATCGCCGCGCGGCTCGCCGCCGACTGCCTCGGTGTGCCGACGATCCTGCTCGCGCGCACCGACGCGGAAGCGGCCGACCTCGTCACCACCGACGTCGACGAGAACGACCAGCCGTACCTCACCGGCGAGCGCACCGTCGAGGGCTTCTACCGCACGCGCAAGGGCCTCGACCAGGCGGTCTCGCGCGGATTGGCCTACGCGCCCTACGCCGATCTCATCTGGTGCGAGACCGGCAAGCCGGACCTCGAGTTCGCGAAGGCCTTCGCCGATGCGATCCACGCGAAGTTCCCCGGCAAGCTCCTCGCGTACAACTGCTCGCCGTCGTTCAACTGGAAGAAGAACCTCGACGACGCGACGATCGCCCGCTTCCAGCGCGAGCTGGGCGCGATGGGCTACAAGTTCCAGTTCATCACGCTGGCCGGGTTCCACAGCCTCAACTACTCGATGTTCAACCTCGCGCACGGCTACGCGCGCCGCGGCATGAGCGCGTTCGTCGAGATGCAGGAGGCCGAGTTCGCCGCGGCGGAGAAGGGCTTCACCGCGGTCAAGCACCAGCGAGAGGTCGGCACCGGCTACTTCGACGCGGTCACGACGACCGTGCAGGGCAGCCAGTCGTCCACCACCGCGCTCAAGCACTCGACCGAGGACGAGCAGTTCTTCGACGAGAAGAAGAAGGCGACGATGGCGGCGGACTAGCGCTGGCGCATCGGGTTCGATTCGAGCGAGGGCCGTGTCCGGGAGGGCGCGGCCCTTTGTCTTTCCCTCGTGCCCGCCGTGCGGGGTCTTGCCTGCGGCCGCACGTTGCCGCTAATCTCGGCACATCATGCCTGCCGACTGGTCTCGCGCGGAGGTCGAGGCGACCGTGGCCGACTATCTCGCCATGTTGTCGATGGATCTGGCGGGAGTCCCCTACAACAAGGCCGCCCACCGGCGGGCGTTGCTGCAACGATTGTCTGGGCGGAGCGAGTCATCGGTCGAATTCAAGCACTGCAACATCAGCGCGGTGCTGGTCGAGCTTGGATTTCCTTACCTCTCCGGCTACAAGCGGCGATCCAACTACCAGCAGTTGCTCTTCGACGTCGTCGCGGATCGGGTGGCCTCGAACTCCGAGTTGGCGACGATGGCTGCCGCGAGCGCCGATGCGCCCGCAGTCGTTCCAGAGGTGGACGACATCCTGTCGATCCTGGCGAAGCCGCCGTCGGGTCGCAACCGGGACCAACACGCCGCCGATTCCACGCGTGAACGCAGGCCGATTCACACCAACTACCTCGAACGCGAGGCGCACAATCGTTCCCTCGGCGCAGCGGGCGAACTCTTCGCGATCAACTACGAGCGGGCCCGATTGATCGGTGCCGGCAAGGAGAAGCTCGCCGACAGGATCGAGCATACGTCCCGCGAACGCGGCGACGGCGACGGCTACGACATCCGTTCGTTCGAGGAGTCGGGTATCGACCGCTTCATCGAAGTGAAGACGACGAAGTACGGTGCGGAAACACCGTTTTTCGTGTCCCGGAACGAGCGCGATGTGTCCGAGGTTCGCGCGGCGAACTACCACCTCTATCGATTGTTCGGGTTCCGGTCCGGTCCACGATTGTTCACGCTCCATGGGGCGCTGCGCTCCACCTGCCGGCTCACGGCGGCGAGTTTCATGGCGACGGTTCGTTGAGTTGAAGTCAGGACGACTATCGGTACGGACATCTGTCAGCGAGTCGAAGGCCCCTGCCCGCGCGAACGGCCCGCCGTGGTCTATCGCGGCGAGCATGGCAGGCGCGACCACAGGATCGTCCAGTCCCGTCGCGTGTCCATTTCTTTCGTCGACAATCCCCGGACCGCATGGGCCTACGCGCACCGGCCGAATGACCGAACGTGCGACGGAGCCGCGATGGAGCCGCGCGTCATCGAGGCGCGGCTCGTCATGGCGAATCCGTTCATCGACCAGAGCGACGATCCGTTCCTCGAATTGTCGAGGATGGCGGAGATACTGGGTCCAGCCGAGGCGCAGCGCATCGCGTTGCGGTTCGCCGATGACATCGTGCGCACCGACAACTGGGAGGAGCGCTTCGCGGGCCGTCATCGTTCGGTATCGGAGTTCCTCGCAGTCCATCCGTCCGGATGGGTCGAGTTGTACTTCCTCTCCTAACGGCTGCTCGACGACATCGGAGAGGTCGCCAGGTTGAAGGCCGTGGGATTCGACCGGGCGATCCACGCCGGGAGCGGAGTATCGGCCTTCGATGTCGAGTACGAGGTTCTTTCGGATGCGCAGATCCAGACCCTTCGGTGCGATGCCGGGTGAGCGGGGGCGAAACCGAATGGACGCGCAGTACGCGTCGAATCGACGGGCCATTCATGCAGGCTCACGCGGCCGCCCCCCGCAACGCCTCCCTCAACCGCACCACCCCCTCCAGCGCATCGCTGTCCCGCCGCGTGATCACCGACAGCCGATCGCGTCCCAGGTCGAGCGCGGCGCCCTTCAGCGCCGCCACCATGCCGCGCTTCGCGTAGTGCGCGACCGCGGCGTCGGGCGCGACCGCGAGAAGGCGCGTCGCGCCGACGAGGTGCAGCGTGGTGTGCAGGGCGGAGCACTCGACCGCGACGGGCGGGGCGGGCAAGCCGTTGCCGAGGAAGAGCCGCAGAAACGCGGCATGGGTGCGCGATTCGCGCGGCGGCACGATCCAGCGCCAGCGGGCGAGCTCGGCGACACCGACCGCGCGCCGCCGCGCGAGCGGGTGGCGCGCCGAGGCGACGACCTGCATGCGGCCGCTCCCGACCGCTTCGATGTGGAGGGGAACGGAGGGCAGCGCGTCGGCGAGCGACTCGTCGGTCCATCCGATCACGCAGTCGATCGTCCCTTCGCCGAGCAGCGCGAGCAGGTCGCGCGTGCGCCCCTCGCGGATCTCGAGCCTGCCGGGCACGCCCGAGCGTTCGAGCCGCGCCAGCATCGCGGGGACGAGGCTCACGCCGGCGACCTGGGCGCACCCGATGCGCACGAGCGGTTCGACCGATGCGCTTCGCGCGGCGTCGATCGCGCGGTCGACCGAGGCGAGCGCGATCGCGAGCCGCTCGAGCGCGTGCCGCCCGGCGGCGGTCAGGCGGCCGCCCCGCGGGTCGCGTTCGACGAGCTTCGCCGCGAAGACGGTCTCGAGTTCGCGCAGGAGCAGCGTCGCGGCGGGCTGGCTCACGCCCAGTCCGCGCGCGGCGGCGCCGATCGAGCCTTCGCGGCGGACGAGTTCGAGCAGCCGCAGGTGCCGCAGGCGCAGGCGATCGCTGCGGTGGGCGTGGGCGGCTTCGGGCGGCGGCGCGGATCGAGGCATAGGAAAAGGATATGGGTCATTCAGGTATCCATCATTGAACGACAAGTCCGCCGGATCCACAATGCCCCTCATGGACGACCGGGGCCGGACATGTCGGTAACGAAGCCGTACGCGCATCGCCGCGGCAGGGCGGGGGCCGCAGGAGGCGCGCGGCCGTGAAGCTCGAAGCGCCGGCGCCCGCCGCCGCCACCGCGCCGATCGCGATCCGCTCGGTCGAGCCGGTGGCGCTCGAGGTGCCGCTCGACCGGGCCGTGGCGAACCCGATCATGGCGTTCGCGAGCACCGTGGCGCTCCTCGTGCGCGTCGTCGACGACGACGGCGTCGAGGGCTGGGGCGAGGTCTGGTGCAACTTCCCCCGCTTCGGCCTGCGCCACCGCGCGCTCCTCGTCTCCGAGGTGTTCGCGCCGATGCTCGCCGGGCGCAGCTTCGGCTCGCCGGCGGACGCTTGGGCGGCGATGAACGCGTCGAGCCGGCTGCTGCGGTTGCAGTCGGGGGAGCACGGACCGATCGCCGCGGCGATCGCGGGCATCGACATCGCGCTCCACGACATCGCGGCGAAGCGCGCCGGGCTGCCGCTGTGGCGGATGCTCGGCGGCACCCGC of the Burkholderiales bacterium genome contains:
- a CDS encoding MBL fold metallo-hydrolase; amino-acid sequence: MSRAAGQVRREAALTFLGAAGEVTGSAFLVETPQARFLVDCGMFQGRDSGEKNAAALVVDVSAIDFVVLTHAHIDHSGLLPLLVRRGFRGPIHATPATCDLLGVMLPDAAHIQESTAAWRREHPLREPGPRAARPPRRAQDAADDEAEPLYTQADARDALRRLEQVPYRTRRTLAPGVALDFRDAGHILGSAIAVLDVELGTQSRRLVFSGDLGQSDRPVLPDPERIERADLVVVESTYGNRLHRSLASTFDEIAALLHATLPRGNVVVPAFAVGRTQEILHVFAQLARAGRVPPLTVFVDSPLAAAATEITARHVALLDRETRELAAWQAAHPEAMRVAFTESVEDSMRINTIRAGAVIVSASGMADAGRIRHHLRHALPREECAVMFTGFQAQGTLGRALVDGAKEVTLFRERVPVRASVHTIGGLSAHADQAGLLAWLGGFRSPPERTFVVHGEHEVSLAFAAAIGERLGWTGVEVPVRGARFPLVGR
- a CDS encoding FAD-dependent oxidoreductase, encoding MHRREFLQAAAAAAGVSVLPGCATTPGGGARGKVVVVGGGYGGATAAKYLRMWSGGSVEVTLIEPREAFVSCPMSNLVIGGSKTIADVTTPYDALASRWGVNFVRDTATGIDADRRVVTTAGGKSFTYDRLVLSPGIEFMFGAIPSYRADPSRAVEIAPHAWQAGPQTVLLRRQLEAMPDGGVYALSIPLAPYRCPPGPYERACQVAWYFKRQKPRSKVLILDANPDVTSKKGLFTKAWNEEYKGIVEYRPNHALADVDLATRTLKFEFGNDVRANVINVVPPQRAGAIARTAGVVTANDRWCEVDFLTFESIRGKGIHVLGDSTQSASGMPKSGHMANNHAKVAASAILSLLAGKPVNPAPVLTNTCYSFITDKEVVHVASVHQYDAAKKSILPVPGSGGLSPAMSELEGRFAFAWAQNIWADALM
- a CDS encoding DUF3883 domain-containing protein; its protein translation is MPADWSRAEVEATVADYLAMLSMDLAGVPYNKAAHRRALLQRLSGRSESSVEFKHCNISAVLVELGFPYLSGYKRRSNYQQLLFDVVADRVASNSELATMAAASADAPAVVPEVDDILSILAKPPSGRNRDQHAADSTRERRPIHTNYLEREAHNRSLGAAGELFAINYERARLIGAGKEKLADRIEHTSRERGDGDGYDIRSFEESGIDRFIEVKTTKYGAETPFFVSRNERDVSEVRAANYHLYRLFGFRSGPRLFTLHGALRSTCRLTAASFMATVR
- a CDS encoding c-type cytochrome, which codes for MQAILAIPVFALAATTALAQTPDATQARDVAATCANCHGTNGVSRGGTDSLAGRSKDDTASKMRGFKAGTRPGTVMPQLAKGFTDAQIDAMAGWFAAQPAK
- the aceA gene encoding isocitrate lyase, whose translation is MNYDLEAARLKKDWAENSRWKGIRRGYTAEDVVRLRGSLHIEHTLARRGAEKLWKLMHDEPYVSTLGALTGNQAMQQVKAGLKAIYLSGWQVAADANVSGEMYPDQSLYPVNSVPGVVKRINNAFMRADQIQHAEGKGDVDYFAPIVADAEAGFGGVLNAFELMKSMIEAGAAGVHFEDQLASVKKCGHMGGKVLVPTREAVEKLIAARLAADCLGVPTILLARTDAEAADLVTTDVDENDQPYLTGERTVEGFYRTRKGLDQAVSRGLAYAPYADLIWCETGKPDLEFAKAFADAIHAKFPGKLLAYNCSPSFNWKKNLDDATIARFQRELGAMGYKFQFITLAGFHSLNYSMFNLAHGYARRGMSAFVEMQEAEFAAAEKGFTAVKHQREVGTGYFDAVTTTVQGSQSSTTALKHSTEDEQFFDEKKKATMAAD
- a CDS encoding LysR family transcriptional regulator, with translation MPRSAPPPEAAHAHRSDRLRLRHLRLLELVRREGSIGAAARGLGVSQPAATLLLRELETVFAAKLVERDPRGGRLTAAGRHALERLAIALASVDRAIDAARSASVEPLVRIGCAQVAGVSLVPAMLARLERSGVPGRLEIREGRTRDLLALLGEGTIDCVIGWTDESLADALPSVPLHIEAVGSGRMQVVASARHPLARRRAVGVAELARWRWIVPPRESRTHAAFLRLFLGNGLPAPPVAVECSALHTTLHLVGATRLLAVAPDAAVAHYAKRGMVAALKGAALDLGRDRLSVITRRDSDALEGVVRLREALRGAAA